The Kroppenstedtia pulmonis genome has a segment encoding these proteins:
- a CDS encoding response regulator transcription factor encodes MLKLMIADRDPKERLGLRWLVQSCPLCFDPVLLAESTDEAMAWMEKETPEVICVELDMIPHHRWHSFLHSATRYGGKIIGMTTEATFQRAKQAIDLQAVDLWIKPVSPDRIKRVLNRLCRQSAEKRDPHRVFDSGSQTSLSYQALFIDSHPDEKPGCLWVMQPEQVEQASILLDYLKDYPFQTQPHLFPLGDTIACFFPYQGKREGKNDHTEAHRLLSDWETHQSSSLIIALHSSTEPHLTLRQRYEITRGALELRFFTGYRQVWIAEELEPWRSIDPFLTPSEQREWLEMLDCFNQEKIKDWLYNHFLQLEYPFPDPALLRIRLTSILAQLRRFMQTYSLQEINHYESAYHQIFTSVLHSPLLYRIVQDLLLFIYQLFDGAEESRSQSKVDIVEYGLQYIENHYHRPDLSLQEIARYVNRNESYFSHLLTRKKGASFRQILTRIRLQHACLHLEKTDWPIQEIARQVGFNNPNYFSRIFKEQMGQTPRAYRNQKKIS; translated from the coding sequence ATGTTGAAGCTTATGATTGCGGACCGTGATCCCAAGGAACGACTTGGACTCCGATGGTTGGTTCAATCCTGCCCCCTCTGTTTTGACCCCGTCCTCCTGGCTGAAAGTACAGATGAAGCCATGGCTTGGATGGAAAAGGAGACACCGGAAGTGATATGTGTGGAATTGGATATGATTCCCCATCACCGATGGCACTCCTTTCTACATTCAGCCACCCGTTATGGAGGAAAAATCATCGGTATGACCACCGAGGCCACTTTTCAGCGGGCAAAGCAAGCCATCGATCTTCAGGCCGTGGACCTATGGATTAAGCCAGTCTCTCCCGACCGGATTAAAAGAGTGCTAAACCGCCTGTGTCGACAATCAGCGGAAAAGCGGGACCCGCACCGTGTCTTTGATTCGGGATCACAGACTTCTCTCTCCTACCAGGCCCTGTTTATTGACTCCCATCCTGATGAAAAACCAGGTTGCTTGTGGGTCATGCAACCGGAACAGGTGGAACAAGCTTCTATACTCCTGGATTATTTAAAGGATTATCCCTTTCAAACTCAACCTCATTTGTTTCCACTGGGGGATACCATCGCCTGTTTTTTTCCCTATCAAGGAAAAAGAGAAGGAAAAAATGATCATACCGAGGCCCATCGGTTGTTGAGCGATTGGGAAACACACCAGAGCAGCTCACTGATCATCGCTCTCCACAGTTCCACAGAACCGCATCTCACCCTGCGCCAACGCTATGAAATCACCAGAGGTGCTTTGGAATTGAGGTTCTTCACCGGATATCGGCAAGTATGGATCGCAGAAGAATTGGAACCTTGGCGATCCATTGACCCTTTCCTGACACCCTCTGAACAAAGAGAATGGCTGGAGATGCTGGACTGTTTTAACCAGGAAAAAATCAAGGATTGGTTGTACAATCATTTTTTACAACTGGAATACCCATTTCCTGATCCGGCACTTTTGCGGATTCGTCTGACCAGTATCCTGGCTCAACTGCGTCGATTCATGCAGACCTACTCCCTTCAAGAAATAAACCATTACGAAAGCGCTTACCATCAAATTTTCACATCTGTTTTGCACAGTCCCTTGCTGTATCGAATTGTTCAAGATCTGTTGCTTTTTATCTATCAACTGTTTGATGGTGCAGAAGAAAGTCGGTCTCAGTCCAAAGTGGATATTGTGGAATACGGCCTGCAATACATAGAAAACCATTACCATCGACCTGATCTGAGCCTTCAGGAAATCGCCCGATATGTCAACCGTAATGAATCTTATTTCAGCCACCTTCTCACACGAAAAAAAGGGGCTTCATTCCGACAAATCCTAACCCGGATTCGCCTGCAACATGCTTGCCTCCATTTAGAGAAGACAGACTGGCCAATTCAGGAAATTGCCCGTCAAGTCGGTTTCAACAACCCTAATTATTTTAGTCGGATATTTAAAGAGCAAATGGGACAAACCCCTCGTGCTTACAGAAATCAAAAGAAAATATCATAA
- the hutU gene encoding urocanate hydratase yields the protein MKQNLKISHPVRAFRGTELHTKGWIQEAALRMLMNNLDPEVAENPEELVVYGGIGKAARNQESFDAIVRSLSELDEEETLLIQSGKPVAVFQTHSNAPRVLIANSNLVPAWATWDHFHELDQKGLMMFGQMTAGSWIYIGSQGIVQGTYETFAECARQHFNGTLKGTLTVTAGLGGMGGAQPLAVTLNGGVMIALEVDPVRIQRRLDTRYLDQKAETLEEALKLARQAMKEGKALSIGLMANAAEVLPQMVAEGITPDIVTDQTSAHDPLNGYLPIGMTLEEAKKLRQSSPRQLEEKAKQSMARHVEAMLAMQKKGAVVFDYGNNIRQVAFDQGVEKAFDFPGFVPAFIRPQFCEGKGPFRWVALSGDPEDIYKTDEVILREFSENEHLCRWIRMAQEKIEFQGLPARICWLGYGERARFGKIINQMVAEGELKAPIVIGRDHLDSGSVASPNRETEGMKDGSDAVADWPILNALINAVGGASWVSVHHGGGVGMGYSLHAGMVIVADGSQEAEARLERVLTTDPGMGVVRHVDAGYDLAIQTAQEKGIQIPMLKERKNVHE from the coding sequence ATGAAACAAAATCTGAAAATTTCCCATCCCGTCCGGGCTTTTCGGGGAACTGAGCTCCATACAAAGGGATGGATTCAGGAAGCAGCCCTGCGTATGTTGATGAATAACCTGGATCCGGAAGTGGCGGAGAACCCGGAAGAATTGGTTGTCTATGGAGGCATTGGCAAGGCGGCCAGAAATCAGGAATCCTTTGATGCCATTGTTCGCTCTCTGTCTGAGTTGGATGAAGAGGAGACACTGTTAATTCAATCCGGAAAACCGGTAGCCGTCTTTCAGACCCACTCCAATGCCCCTCGGGTCCTGATTGCCAATTCCAACCTGGTACCCGCTTGGGCCACATGGGATCACTTTCATGAACTGGATCAAAAGGGGTTAATGATGTTCGGTCAAATGACTGCTGGTAGCTGGATTTATATCGGGAGTCAGGGTATCGTACAAGGAACGTATGAGACCTTTGCAGAATGCGCCCGTCAACATTTCAACGGCACATTGAAAGGAACATTGACTGTTACCGCCGGATTAGGGGGGATGGGGGGGGCACAACCCTTGGCAGTTACCTTAAACGGCGGGGTTATGATCGCTTTGGAAGTAGATCCTGTCCGTATTCAGCGTCGCCTTGACACACGCTATTTGGATCAAAAAGCGGAAACCTTGGAGGAAGCGCTGAAGTTAGCCCGACAGGCCATGAAAGAGGGAAAAGCCCTGTCCATCGGGTTAATGGCCAATGCCGCAGAGGTTTTACCGCAAATGGTTGCAGAAGGAATCACCCCGGACATCGTCACGGATCAAACCTCTGCCCACGACCCTCTAAATGGTTATTTACCAATTGGAATGACGTTGGAAGAGGCCAAGAAATTACGTCAAAGCAGCCCCCGGCAACTGGAGGAAAAAGCGAAGCAAAGCATGGCCCGTCATGTGGAAGCCATGTTGGCCATGCAGAAAAAAGGAGCTGTGGTCTTTGATTACGGCAACAACATTCGCCAGGTAGCCTTTGATCAAGGGGTGGAGAAGGCCTTCGATTTCCCTGGATTTGTTCCCGCTTTTATCCGCCCCCAATTTTGCGAAGGAAAAGGACCTTTCCGTTGGGTGGCTTTGTCCGGAGACCCGGAAGACATCTACAAAACTGATGAAGTCATCCTTCGGGAATTCAGTGAAAACGAGCATCTGTGCCGCTGGATCCGGATGGCCCAAGAGAAGATTGAGTTCCAGGGTCTCCCTGCTCGGATTTGCTGGTTGGGATACGGAGAACGGGCTCGTTTTGGAAAAATCATCAATCAGATGGTAGCGGAGGGAGAATTAAAAGCTCCCATCGTTATTGGACGGGATCATTTGGATTCCGGCTCCGTCGCTTCTCCCAACCGGGAAACGGAAGGGATGAAGGACGGCAGTGATGCCGTTGCCGATTGGCCCATTTTAAACGCCCTGATCAACGCCGTGGGAGGAGCAAGCTGGGTATCTGTTCATCACGGCGGTGGTGTCGGGATGGGCTATTCTCTCCATGCCGGTATGGTCATTGTGGCAGATGGCAGCCAAGAAGCCGAGGCCCGCTTGGAACGTGTTTTAACCACGGACCCCGGAATGGGTGTAGTACGGCATGTGGATGCCGGTTACGACTTGGCTATTCAAACTGCTCAGGAGAAAGGAATCCAGATCCCCATGCTAAAAGAAAGGAAGAACGTTCATGAATGA
- the hutI gene encoding imidazolonepropionase: MNDKPLLIRHAQQLVTLKGSSQAPLRGKEMNRLTIIEDGSLWIEDGVIQYVGQDAEVLKAIGSRIDEADVIDATGHLVTPGLVDPHTHLVFAGSRENEFNMRLNGSTYMEIMNAGGGIHATTTATRNADQEQLLEESTRRLNRFLHHGVTTIEAKSGYGLSLEHELKQLEVAQKLNQQHVVDIVSTFMGAHAVPLPCREKPDDFVDEVVEVMIPEVARRRLAEFNDVFCERGVFTPEQSRRVLEAGLQHGLLPKIHADEIEPYGGAELAAAVGAVSADHLLKASDQGIQAMAEQGVIAVLLPGTAFFLMEESANGRKMIDAGVPVALSTDCNPGSSPTVSLPLIMNLGCLKMGMTPAEVLAASTINAAHAIKRGHEIGSLETGKKADVVIFDVPNYMSLQYLYGVNHVSCVIKNGQVVLQRKNG; this comes from the coding sequence ATGAATGACAAACCTTTATTAATTCGACATGCTCAGCAATTAGTCACCCTAAAGGGAAGCTCCCAGGCTCCTTTACGGGGAAAAGAGATGAACCGACTCACAATCATTGAAGACGGGAGTTTATGGATCGAAGACGGTGTCATTCAATATGTCGGCCAGGATGCCGAGGTATTAAAGGCGATCGGATCCCGTATCGATGAAGCCGATGTTATCGATGCCACCGGCCATTTGGTTACACCAGGTTTAGTTGATCCCCATACCCACCTCGTCTTTGCCGGAAGCCGGGAAAATGAGTTTAACATGCGATTAAACGGTTCCACCTACATGGAAATTATGAACGCTGGTGGTGGGATTCACGCCACTACGACTGCCACCCGAAATGCCGACCAGGAGCAACTCTTGGAAGAGAGTACCCGACGGTTAAATCGGTTTCTCCATCATGGGGTGACAACCATCGAAGCAAAAAGTGGCTATGGATTATCCTTGGAACACGAATTGAAACAGTTGGAAGTCGCACAAAAGCTGAATCAGCAACATGTGGTGGATATCGTGTCCACATTTATGGGAGCACATGCTGTTCCCCTTCCCTGTCGTGAAAAACCAGACGATTTTGTGGACGAAGTCGTGGAAGTGATGATTCCGGAAGTGGCTCGAAGGAGATTGGCTGAATTTAACGATGTTTTTTGTGAACGGGGCGTTTTTACACCGGAGCAATCCCGTCGGGTACTGGAAGCCGGCTTGCAGCACGGTCTTCTCCCTAAAATCCATGCAGACGAAATCGAACCCTACGGAGGAGCGGAACTGGCCGCCGCTGTGGGAGCTGTTTCCGCTGATCACCTGCTCAAAGCATCAGACCAGGGGATTCAAGCCATGGCGGAACAGGGAGTTATCGCTGTACTCCTGCCAGGCACCGCCTTCTTCCTCATGGAGGAATCCGCCAATGGTCGTAAGATGATTGATGCCGGTGTGCCTGTGGCATTATCCACGGATTGCAACCCAGGCTCTTCTCCTACTGTGTCCCTCCCACTCATTATGAATCTGGGATGCCTGAAAATGGGCATGACTCCGGCAGAAGTACTGGCGGCATCCACCATCAACGCCGCCCATGCCATTAAACGGGGACATGAAATCGGCAGTCTGGAAACAGGGAAAAAGGCGGATGTCGTCATCTTCGACGTTCCCAATTATATGAGTCTGCAGTATCTTTACGGTGTAAACCATGTGTCTTGCGTCATCAAAAACGGACAGGTTGTCCTGCAAAGAAAGAATGGTTAG
- a CDS encoding agmatinase family protein, whose product MKTYPYPLLHPPAFRWNTPERVAEPKVHEWIQTLDPHMAHETDWSQVDVTLLGVPLSRSSISASGASENPDAIRRAWKYFTTYNLEEDVDLSPLHVLDLGDVPQHVTDIAASHRQIRDVMAAMRRHHPHTLPLVLGGDHSITAMLIQGWKDIHPDERVGILQLDTHFDLRSLEDNGPSNGTPIRNLIERGAVQGEDIYNIGLHGFFNAPSLKTYADQAGVNYITLKQARRQGVDQAVLNCLKQLSARVDTIYLTVDMDVLDISFGPGAPAATPGGMRTEELFEAVRLAGTCPKVQSMDIVCLDPLKDLAGSTVKAGVHVMLSFLTGYMQRRQS is encoded by the coding sequence ATGAAGACGTATCCGTACCCTTTATTACATCCACCTGCTTTTCGCTGGAATACCCCTGAAAGGGTAGCAGAGCCCAAGGTTCATGAGTGGATTCAAACCCTCGACCCCCATATGGCTCACGAAACTGATTGGTCTCAAGTGGATGTCACCCTTTTGGGTGTTCCCTTATCCCGCTCATCCATCAGTGCTTCCGGTGCCAGTGAAAATCCAGATGCGATTCGCCGGGCATGGAAGTATTTCACTACCTACAACCTGGAAGAGGATGTGGATCTGTCCCCTTTGCATGTTCTTGATTTAGGTGATGTTCCGCAACACGTAACCGATATCGCTGCCAGCCATCGTCAGATTCGGGATGTCATGGCGGCAATGCGTCGGCACCACCCTCACACCCTGCCCCTGGTTCTGGGCGGGGATCACTCGATTACTGCCATGCTGATACAAGGATGGAAGGATATTCATCCTGATGAGCGGGTGGGGATCCTGCAATTGGACACCCACTTCGATCTCCGGAGTTTAGAGGATAACGGCCCCAGCAATGGCACTCCGATACGGAATCTCATCGAAAGAGGTGCCGTACAGGGAGAGGATATTTACAATATCGGCCTTCACGGTTTTTTTAACGCTCCTTCTCTGAAAACATATGCGGATCAAGCAGGCGTAAACTATATTACCCTTAAACAGGCACGACGTCAGGGGGTGGATCAGGCTGTTTTAAACTGTCTGAAGCAACTTTCCGCCCGTGTAGACACGATATATTTAACCGTGGATATGGATGTCCTGGACATCAGCTTCGGTCCTGGTGCCCCTGCCGCCACTCCGGGAGGGATGCGGACCGAGGAACTGTTTGAAGCGGTTCGACTGGCTGGAACCTGTCCCAAAGTGCAAAGCATGGATATTGTTTGTCTGGACCCTCTCAAGGACCTTGCCGGCTCCACCGTCAAAGCAGGCGTTCATGTGATGCTATCGTTTTTAACCGGATATATGCAAAGAAGGCAGAGCTAA
- a CDS encoding thioesterase II family protein — protein MIKLFCVPYAGGSAWAFTKWKTKLHPSIQLVPLELSGRGRRITEPLYEDMESIVDDIYPVIQQEIKSGGPFAIFGHSLGGLVVYELCHRMMETGDPMPVHVFVSGKGAPHRKKEREGLLHLLDDEPFMEEIFKLGGTPREVMENKELFQLVVPVLKSDYRIAEMYVHDSNKKDLPCDLSILYGTEDDIPEEHMSAWRELISGTGTLYPFPGDHFFIHDPETMEEVIDVINSTLKRVLLPHF, from the coding sequence ATGATCAAATTATTTTGTGTTCCGTACGCAGGTGGTTCAGCATGGGCTTTTACCAAGTGGAAGACAAAACTTCATCCCTCTATCCAACTGGTGCCATTGGAGTTATCAGGGAGAGGAAGGCGGATCACAGAACCGCTGTATGAAGATATGGAGTCGATTGTAGATGATATCTATCCCGTGATACAGCAGGAGATAAAGAGTGGGGGCCCCTTTGCTATTTTTGGCCATAGCCTCGGTGGTTTAGTAGTATATGAATTGTGTCATCGTATGATGGAAACAGGTGATCCGATGCCTGTCCATGTATTTGTCTCTGGCAAAGGAGCTCCCCATCGTAAGAAGGAGAGGGAGGGACTTCTTCATCTTCTGGATGATGAGCCATTTATGGAGGAAATATTCAAACTGGGCGGGACGCCCAGAGAAGTGATGGAAAATAAAGAGTTGTTTCAACTGGTGGTTCCTGTCCTAAAAAGTGACTATCGGATTGCGGAGATGTATGTGCATGACTCCAACAAGAAGGATCTTCCCTGTGATCTCTCGATTTTATATGGTACGGAAGATGACATTCCGGAAGAACACATGTCAGCCTGGAGAGAATTGATTTCAGGTACGGGAACTCTATATCCCTTTCCAGGGGATCATTTTTTCATCCATGATCCTGAGACGATGGAAGAAGTGATCGATGTGATAAACAGTACCTTAAAGAGAGTGCTGTTGCCCCACTTTTGA
- a CDS encoding sporulation protein YjcZ: MHGHYSKGGISMSGYYGGFGLRRLLIFLLVIATIFSLVSFSGYGGYGGYGGYGGYGYGGYC; this comes from the coding sequence ATGCATGGACATTACAGTAAGGGGGGAATTTCCATGTCCGGATACTATGGAGGTTTTGGACTGCGCCGTCTGCTTATTTTCCTGTTGGTCATTGCCACTATTTTCAGCCTGGTAAGTTTCAGTGGTTACGGCGGTTACGGCGGTTACGGCGGTTACGGCGGTTACGGCTATGGAGGTTACTGCTGA
- a CDS encoding dynamin family protein — MLETVAVKKMDQLSHIYHLMKEKEDLFHADRLRDVIRKADQEEVVIAFCGHFSAGKSTMLNRLYGEELLPTSPIPTSANVVKIQSGADRVVLTMRSGKKYTYQGTFTDEELKQLCKNGDEVIHVQVYRENTWLPKGVALLDTPGIDSTDDDHRAATESSLHLADAIFYVMDYNHVLSEVNFQFVKELRERQKRVFLVVNQIDKHREEELSFPQYRKNVDQSFRDWGIQVEGVFYITLHQGNHPHNEWNQLQGCFQRLIQERKTVVEKSVSHEARYLVMEHVKVLEERKHKEVQNRLSSLAVDTLPDLRLLEEQRKKQEKRLNELKQKQEQSDETFQKGLEDILENAYLMPYEVRDLAHRYLETELTNFKVGFLFSRGKTEKEKERRQAAFYEKLKQTVDTQLDFHIKQYVIQYAKDQEVYTESLGEEIYHLHGLLKLDWLKEVIKEGAGFTGAYLLKYTEDLVQAIKQAYRREAQKWYHSFSEEIKARWNVQWKEEEDRLQRLEHQYILRKWMDDAEEEFQSWKCDLLDLLEGKKEPEPMKNPGWFREEKPVYLSEEELPLSGPTNSISSPHENERVKKERNGRVPDVEDRLSTVRRAEAVMTGLPALQTILQELKEKRRRGESRQFTIALFGAFSAGKSSFANALMGESVLPVSPNPTTATINWILPPNEEFRHGDGVIHFKSKETLLEDLKQVYHWFQRDIGTLEEGLQGIDKLLKTPHPTVRQKTTFPFLKALQSGFDLVQGHLGETILMKREEFEAYVAQESHSCFVERGELYFDCPLTRQGVTLVDTPGADSIHARHTDVAFQYIKNADAILFVTYYNHAFSRADREFLIQLGRVKDSFSMDKMFFIMNAADLASSQEERVEVEDYIRNQLLQYGIRQPRLFPVSSLLALEEKKAGDRRDYPDSGLSAFEDAFTDFLMKDLMAVSLHSMESDIRRAARVLENLLETARQSHEEKQYNWKINQKKQEKVLRGIREYDASLEEHALKQEVEELLYYVRQRLFLRYHDWFTEIFNPASLRDDRGDIPGQLRSCMLEMMDRMQHDLVQELRATSLRVEKWIRGKLDPHAELIQKSIHSYDPGLFLSMQVDFSSSSPEYDKPFPHLAVDDFKKVMSTFKNSKWFFERDGKKRFRDELKKVLDKEVIEYLRTQQDLLHLFYLGKWKQALDQVKEKAARDSRDYYKSIQLAWSEEVDTDEYEKKADQLKACLQEIHEQG, encoded by the coding sequence ATGTTGGAAACCGTTGCTGTAAAGAAGATGGATCAATTGTCCCATATTTATCACTTAATGAAAGAAAAGGAGGATTTGTTCCATGCTGACCGTTTACGGGATGTCATCCGGAAAGCGGATCAGGAAGAGGTTGTGATCGCTTTTTGCGGTCATTTTTCTGCAGGCAAGTCTACCATGTTGAACCGGCTTTATGGAGAAGAGTTGCTTCCCACCAGTCCCATCCCGACCAGTGCCAATGTCGTCAAGATACAGTCGGGAGCAGACCGGGTTGTACTGACGATGCGATCCGGTAAAAAATATACCTATCAGGGTACTTTTACGGATGAAGAGCTGAAACAACTGTGCAAAAATGGGGATGAAGTGATCCATGTTCAGGTCTATCGGGAGAATACCTGGCTTCCTAAAGGGGTGGCCCTGTTGGATACACCGGGGATTGACTCGACAGATGATGACCATCGAGCTGCCACGGAGTCCTCACTCCATCTGGCAGATGCCATCTTTTATGTGATGGATTATAATCATGTCTTATCAGAAGTAAACTTTCAGTTTGTAAAAGAATTAAGAGAAAGACAGAAACGGGTATTCTTGGTTGTCAATCAGATCGATAAACACAGGGAAGAGGAGCTTTCCTTTCCCCAGTATCGGAAGAATGTGGATCAATCCTTCCGGGATTGGGGAATCCAGGTGGAGGGTGTATTTTACATCACCTTGCACCAGGGGAACCATCCACACAATGAGTGGAACCAACTCCAGGGATGTTTTCAGCGCCTGATTCAGGAGCGAAAAACCGTCGTTGAGAAAAGTGTTTCCCATGAAGCCCGTTATTTGGTAATGGAACACGTGAAGGTATTGGAAGAACGAAAGCATAAAGAAGTCCAAAACCGACTGTCCTCTCTGGCTGTGGATACATTGCCGGATTTGAGGCTCTTGGAGGAACAGAGGAAAAAACAGGAAAAACGGCTGAATGAACTCAAGCAGAAGCAGGAACAAAGTGATGAAACATTTCAAAAGGGTTTGGAGGATATTCTTGAGAATGCCTATTTGATGCCCTATGAAGTACGGGATTTGGCTCATCGTTATCTGGAAACAGAGCTGACAAACTTTAAGGTGGGCTTTCTTTTTTCCAGGGGCAAAACCGAGAAGGAAAAAGAACGTCGCCAGGCGGCTTTCTATGAGAAACTCAAACAAACTGTGGATACCCAACTTGATTTTCATATCAAACAATATGTGATTCAGTATGCGAAGGATCAGGAGGTTTATACAGAATCCCTGGGAGAAGAAATCTATCATCTTCACGGTTTGTTGAAATTGGATTGGCTGAAGGAAGTGATCAAAGAAGGAGCTGGCTTTACCGGGGCTTATCTGTTGAAATATACAGAGGATCTGGTGCAAGCGATCAAACAGGCTTATCGTCGGGAAGCTCAGAAATGGTACCATTCCTTTTCCGAGGAAATAAAGGCACGTTGGAATGTACAGTGGAAAGAGGAAGAAGATCGGTTACAGAGACTGGAGCACCAATACATTCTACGCAAATGGATGGATGATGCAGAAGAGGAATTCCAGAGCTGGAAGTGTGATTTACTTGATTTGTTGGAAGGAAAGAAAGAACCGGAACCAATGAAGAATCCAGGTTGGTTTCGGGAGGAGAAGCCTGTATATCTATCAGAGGAAGAATTGCCCCTGTCTGGACCCACCAACTCGATTTCATCACCCCATGAGAATGAGCGGGTGAAAAAAGAAAGGAATGGGCGGGTCCCTGATGTTGAGGATAGGTTATCGACTGTTCGCAGGGCGGAAGCGGTGATGACAGGATTACCGGCTTTACAAACGATTCTTCAGGAATTGAAGGAAAAAAGAAGGCGAGGAGAGAGCAGGCAGTTTACCATAGCCTTGTTTGGTGCTTTCAGTGCAGGTAAATCATCCTTTGCCAATGCACTGATGGGAGAGTCTGTATTACCGGTTTCGCCCAATCCCACCACGGCTACCATTAACTGGATATTACCCCCTAATGAAGAATTCCGTCATGGAGATGGAGTTATACATTTTAAATCGAAGGAAACCTTATTGGAGGATTTAAAGCAGGTATATCACTGGTTTCAGCGGGATATCGGTACACTGGAGGAGGGACTGCAGGGGATTGATAAGTTGTTGAAGACACCTCATCCCACAGTCCGGCAAAAAACAACCTTTCCCTTTTTAAAAGCGCTTCAGTCCGGTTTTGATTTGGTTCAAGGTCACTTGGGCGAGACGATACTGATGAAACGGGAGGAGTTTGAGGCCTATGTAGCCCAGGAGTCCCACTCCTGTTTTGTGGAACGAGGGGAACTGTATTTTGATTGTCCCTTGACCCGGCAAGGAGTCACATTGGTGGATACACCTGGAGCGGACTCCATTCATGCCAGACATACCGATGTTGCTTTTCAGTATATCAAGAACGCCGATGCGATTTTATTTGTTACTTACTATAACCATGCTTTCTCCAGAGCTGATCGGGAATTTCTCATTCAGTTGGGACGTGTGAAAGATTCTTTTTCCATGGATAAAATGTTTTTTATTATGAATGCTGCTGACTTGGCTTCTTCTCAGGAAGAGCGGGTTGAGGTGGAAGATTACATTCGAAATCAGCTGCTCCAGTATGGGATTCGTCAGCCTCGGCTGTTTCCGGTTTCCAGCCTGTTGGCCTTGGAAGAAAAGAAAGCCGGGGACAGAAGGGACTATCCCGATTCTGGTTTATCCGCTTTTGAGGATGCTTTTACTGATTTCTTAATGAAGGATTTAATGGCGGTTTCTCTGCACAGTATGGAAAGTGATATTCGTCGGGCAGCAAGGGTATTGGAAAACCTGTTGGAAACGGCCCGACAGAGTCACGAGGAGAAGCAGTACAATTGGAAGATTAACCAGAAAAAACAAGAGAAAGTTCTCCGAGGGATTCGGGAGTATGATGCCAGTTTGGAAGAGCATGCTTTAAAGCAAGAAGTGGAGGAGTTACTCTATTATGTTCGACAGCGGCTTTTCCTGCGCTATCATGACTGGTTTACGGAAATATTTAACCCTGCTTCTCTACGAGATGATCGAGGAGATATCCCAGGACAACTCCGGTCTTGTATGTTGGAAATGATGGATCGGATGCAACATGATCTGGTACAGGAGTTACGGGCAACTTCTTTGCGAGTGGAGAAATGGATCAGAGGGAAATTGGATCCCCATGCAGAACTCATTCAAAAGAGCATTCATTCCTATGATCCAGGTCTGTTCTTGTCGATGCAAGTGGATTTTTCATCCTCTTCTCCGGAGTATGACAAACCCTTCCCGCATTTGGCTGTGGATGACTTTAAAAAAGTGATGTCTACATTTAAAAACAGCAAATGGTTTTTTGAACGGGATGGCAAAAAACGATTCCGGGATGAGTTGAAAAAGGTGTTGGACAAAGAGGTAATCGAGTATCTACGTACCCAACAGGATCTTCTCCACCTGTTTTATCTGGGTAAGTGGAAACAGGCCTTGGATCAGGTAAAGGAAAAGGCGGCCCGGGACAGTCGGGATTACTACAAGAGTATTCAGCTTGCCTGGTCAGAAGAAGTGGATACAGATGAGTATGAGAAAAAGGCGGACCAATTAAAGGCATGTCTACAAGAGATTCATGAGCAGGGTTGA
- a CDS encoding uracil-DNA glycosylase: MAFHLPKDWQDVLAEEMEKPYLLQLKHFLEEERKLHTIYPSEEDLFSALMLTPYHQVKVLLLGQDPYHNEDQAHGLSFSVQPGVTQPPSLRNMFKELEEDLGYPRPNNGYLAPWARQGVLMLNAVLTVRAHQPNSHKNKGWETFTDAVIQKVNEKTEPVIFVLWGNYAKKKKKLIDTQKHTVIESAHPSPLSAKRGFFGSRPFSTINKALLNKGHSEIDWKIPNI; encoded by the coding sequence ATGGCTTTTCATTTACCCAAGGACTGGCAGGATGTATTGGCTGAAGAAATGGAAAAACCTTATCTCTTGCAACTGAAGCACTTTTTGGAGGAGGAGCGGAAGCTCCATACGATTTATCCCTCGGAAGAGGACCTGTTCTCTGCACTTATGCTTACCCCTTATCATCAAGTGAAGGTATTATTGTTGGGACAAGATCCCTATCATAATGAAGATCAAGCCCACGGTCTTTCTTTTTCTGTACAACCGGGTGTTACTCAACCCCCATCATTAAGGAACATGTTCAAGGAATTGGAGGAAGACTTAGGATACCCCCGACCCAACAATGGTTATCTCGCTCCCTGGGCCCGTCAGGGTGTGCTGATGCTAAATGCCGTATTAACCGTAAGGGCTCATCAACCCAATTCTCACAAAAATAAAGGGTGGGAAACCTTTACCGATGCTGTGATCCAAAAAGTGAACGAAAAGACCGAACCGGTTATTTTCGTGCTGTGGGGAAACTACGCCAAAAAGAAAAAGAAACTGATCGACACTCAGAAACATACCGTCATCGAATCTGCCCATCCTTCTCCTCTGTCCGCCAAACGAGGTTTCTTCGGCAGTCGACCCTTCTCGACCATTAATAAGGCCCTGCTTAATAAAGGTCACTCGGAAATCGATTGGAAAATTCCCAACATCTAA